The Dioscorea cayenensis subsp. rotundata cultivar TDr96_F1 chromosome 7, TDr96_F1_v2_PseudoChromosome.rev07_lg8_w22 25.fasta, whole genome shotgun sequence genome includes a region encoding these proteins:
- the LOC120264580 gene encoding uncharacterized protein LOC120264580, producing the protein MDKLSVNQKRGAKQAKSKRKAPLKVVYISSPMKFETSAAKFRELVQSVTGQDSDIDSLLGFHGSSTTVDVKVSLPAQPDSVNHVVEINHGGVNDGLGFGTEGSPWPSMFYESPVMYDTPASVSGAAITFRAFD; encoded by the coding sequence ATGGACAAGCTAAGTGTTAACCAAAAGAGAGGAGCAAAGCAAGCAAAGAGCAAGAGAAAAGCTCCACTCAAAGTGGTGTACATCTCCAGCCCCATGAAGTTTGAGACAAGCGCTGCCAAATTCCGGGAGCTTGTCCAGAGTGTCACTGGCCAAGATTCCGACATAGATAGTTTGCTTGGATTCCATGGAAGTAGTACTACTGTTGATGTTAAGGTTTCTTTGCCTGCTCAACCTGATAGTGTTAACCATGTGGTGGAGATAAACCATGGTGGTGTGAATGATGGTTTGGGTTTTGGGACTGAAGGTTCTCCTTGGCCTTCTATGTTTTATGAGTCTCCGGTTATGTATGACACCCCGGCTTCCGTCTCTGGTGCCGCCATCACCTTTCGGGCTTTCGATTAA
- the LOC120265504 gene encoding zinc finger CCCH domain-containing protein 49-like produces MAHRLLRDAQADGWERSDFPIICESCLGDNPYLRMTKADYDKECKICTRPFTVFRWRPGRDARYKKTEICQTCCKLKNVCQVCLLDLEYGLPVQVRDTALSINSNDSIPKSDVNREYFAEEHDRRARAGIDYESSFGKARPNDTILKLQRTVPYYQRNRAHVCSFYARGECARGSECPYRHEMPQTGELSQQNIKDRYYGINDPVAMKLLAKAGEMPSLVPPDDESIKTLYVGGLDARISEQDLRDQFYAYGEIESIRMVLQRACAFVAYTAREGAEKAAEELSNKLVIKGLRLKLMWGRPQTLKPEGEGGEDEAARQGLVAHGGMLPRALVSQQQSGQQPLPFGIEDQQQQQAMPYFNIPVPLPSQRTSYPSMDPQRMGAVVPSGEASDSKTGLEKPGQPRGLDGSGHSSYPLAPPPPQPHGQYPNFYPPYRYPTPLPPMHYQHQYPPYQLMPGPPPQPPSAGRP; encoded by the exons ATGGCGCATCGGCTACTGCGAGACGCGCAGGCGGACGGATGGGAGCGCTCCGACTTCCCCATCATCTGCGAGTCCTGCCTCGGCGACAATCCTTATCTTCGCATG ACAAAAGCAGACTATGATAAAGAGTGCAAAATTTGCACACGGCCATTCACTGTCTTCCGATGGAGACCAGGGCGTGATGCAAGGTACAAGAAGACAGAAATCTGTCAGACTTGCTGCAAACTGAAGAATGTGTGCCAGGTCTGCTTGTTGGATCTGGAATATGGGTTGCCAGTTCAGGTCCGGGATACTGCTTTATCTATTAATTCGAATGATTCCATTCCAAAGAGTGATGTGAATCGGGAGTACTTTGCTGAGGAGCATGACCGCAGG GCTAGAGCTGGTATAGATTATGAATCCTCATTTGGAAAGGCACGTCCCAATGACACAATTTTGAAGCTTCAGAGGACAGTGCCTTACTACCAGAGAAATAGAGCTCATGTTTGTAGCTTCTATGCGCGTGGTGAGTGTGCTAGAGGTTCTGAATGCCCATACCGTCACGAGATGCCACAAACTGGGGAGTTATCTCAGCAAAACATAAAAGACCGATACTATGG AATAAATGACCCTGTTGCCATGAAGCTCTTGGCCAAGGCAGGGGAGATGCCATCCCTTGTCCCTCCTGATGATGAGAGCATAAAGACTCTCTATGTTGGTGGCCTAGATGCTCGAATTAGTGAGCAAGATCTCAGAGATCAGTTTTATGCCTATGGTGAAATAGAGTCCATCAGGATGGTGCTTCAGCGTGCTTGTGCCTTTGTGGCGTACACAGCTAGAGAGGGTGCTGAGAAGGCTGCAGAAGAGCTATCGAACAAGCTGGTGATCAAAGGTCTGCGCTTGAAGTTGATGTGGGGGAGACCACAGACTCTGAAGCCTGAAGGTGAGggaggagaagatgaagctgCGAGGCAAGGGCTTGTGGCCCACGGAGGTATGCTCCCCCGAGCCCTTGTATCTCAGCAACAAAGCGGCCAGCAACCTCTCCCTTTCGGCATTGAggaccagcagcagcagcaggcAATGCCCTACTTCAACATTCCAGTGCCACTACCATCACAGCGAACCTCCTACCCATCAATGGATCCTCAGAGGATGGGGGCAGTTGTGCCATCTGGAGAGGCAAGCGACAGCAAAACAGGACTGGAAAAGCCAGGCCAACCCCGAGGACTGGATGGTTCAGGACATTCTTCATATCCTTTAGCACCACCTCCACCACAGCCTCATGGCCAGTACCCAAATTTCTATCCGCCATACAGGTACCCTACACCACTGCCACCAATGCACTATCAGCATCAGTACCCACCCTATCAACTGATGCCGGGGCCTCCACCCCAACCACCATCGGCAGGAAGGCCATAG